A single genomic interval of Struthio camelus isolate bStrCam1 chromosome 9, bStrCam1.hap1, whole genome shotgun sequence harbors:
- the ZIC1 gene encoding zinc finger protein ZIC 1, with protein sequence MLLDAGPQYPAIGVTTFGSSRHHSTADVTDREVGLGINPFADGMGAFKINPSTHELASAGQTAFTSQAPGYAAAALGHHHHPTHVSSYSSAAFNSTRDFLFRNRGFGEAAAASAQHSLFASAASSFAGPHGHTDAAGHILFPGLHEQATSHASPNVVNGQMRLGFSGDMYGRPDQYGQVTSPRSEHYASTQLHGYGHMNMNMAAHHGAGAFFRYMRQPIKQELICKWIEPEQLSNPKKSCNKTFSTMHELVTHVTVEHVGGPEQSNHICFWEECPREGKPFKAKYKLVNHIRVHTGEKPFPCPFPGCGKVFARSENLKIHKRTHTGEKPFKCEFEGCDRRFANSSDRKKHMHVHTSDKPYLCKMCDKSYTHPSSLRKHMKVHESSSQGSQPSPAASSGYESSTPPTIVSPSTENQTASSLSPSSSAVHHTSSHSTLTSNFNEWYV encoded by the exons ATGCTTCTGGATGCTGGACCGCAGTATCCCGCGATAGGAGTCACTACCTTCGGATCGTCTCGCCACCACTCCACGGCCGATGTCACGGACAGAGAAGTGGGGCTGGGGATCAACCCCTTCGCCGACGGCATGGGCGCCTTTAAAATTAACCCCAGCACCCACGAGCTGGCCTCGGCCGGCCAGACCGCCTTCACCTCGCAGGCGCCCGGCTACGCGGCGGCGGCCCTggggcaccaccaccacccgaccCATGTCAGCTCCTACTCCAGCGCCGCTTTCAACTCCACCCGGGACTTTCTGTTCCGCAACCGCGGCTttggggaggcggcggccgccagcgcccaGCACAGCCTCTTCGCCTCCGCCGCCAGCAGCTTCGCCGGACCCCACGGCCACACGGACGCCGCAGGACACATATTGTTCCCGGGGCTGCACGAGCAAGCCACCAGCCACGCTTCGCCCAACGTGGTGAACGGGCAGATGCGCCTGGGTTTCTCCGGAGACATGTACGGCAGACCCGACCAGTACGGCCAGGTCACCAGCCCCCGCTCCGAGCACTACGCGTCGACCCAGCTGCACGGCTACGGCCACATGAACATGAACATGGCAGCCCACCACGGGGCAGGGGCCTTCTTTCGTTACATGAGGCAGCCCATCAAACAGGAACTCATCTGTAAGTGGATTGAGCCCGAGCAATTGTCAAACCCCAAAAAGTCCTGCAACAAAACTTTCAGCACGATGCACGAGCTGGTGACTCATGTCACGGTGGAGCACGTTGGAGGACCCGAGCAGTCCAATCACATATGTTTCTGGGAAGAGTGTCCAAGAGAAGGGAAACCTTTCAAGGCCAAATATAAACTTGTAAATCACATCAGAGTCCACACAGGTGAAAAACCTTTCCCCtgccctttcccaggctgtggcaAAGTGTTTGCCAGATCAGAGAACCTCAAAATACACAAAAGAACTCATACAG GTGAAAAACCATTTAAGTGTGAATTCGAGGGCTGTGACAGGCGCTTTGCAAACAGCAGCGACCGCAAAaagcacatgcatgtgcacacttCCGACAAGCCCTATCTCTGCAAAATGTGTGACAAGTCCTACACGCACCCCAGCTCCCTCAGAAAGCACATGAAG GTCCATGAATCGTCTTCGCAGGGGTCCCAACCTTCTCCCGCCGCCAGTTCAGGCTACGAGTCCTCCACCCCTCCAACCATCGTGTCTCCATCCACAGAAAACCAGACCGCCAGCTCCTTATCCCCTTCCTCCTCCGCAGTCCACCACACGTCCAGCCACAGCACGCTTACATCAAATTTTAACGAATGGTACGTTTAA